In the genome of Nitrospira japonica, one region contains:
- a CDS encoding DUF72 domain-containing protein, which produces MQKPQDAHSYIGLSGYSYKPWQGVDRFYPPGLKQTEFLGYYATRYRTVELDGTWYRIPAESMVQRWIASTPSDFLFAPKVHRQITHQYRLKPESVPLVGVMLDRLKPLLQQNRLGPLLIQLPPNFSRDEDRLGRFLERLPTTIRWAVEFRHTSWNQPSIESLLKHFNVSWVAADTDDSPAQWHHTADFWYVRLRRTTYGPEALQAWARRIAEAVGQGEDCFVYCKHEDEGSPWQWADALLSGLETK; this is translated from the coding sequence GTGCAGAAGCCACAAGACGCGCACAGCTACATCGGATTGTCGGGCTATTCCTACAAGCCATGGCAAGGCGTTGATCGATTCTATCCTCCCGGGCTCAAGCAAACTGAATTTCTGGGCTACTACGCCACTCGCTATCGCACCGTTGAGTTAGACGGGACCTGGTATCGAATTCCCGCGGAATCCATGGTCCAGCGATGGATTGCGTCAACCCCTTCCGACTTTTTGTTCGCCCCGAAAGTTCACCGGCAGATTACGCATCAATACCGGCTCAAGCCAGAGAGCGTTCCCCTCGTCGGGGTGATGCTCGATCGACTCAAGCCATTGCTACAGCAGAACCGTTTGGGTCCGTTGCTGATCCAGTTACCCCCTAATTTCAGCCGTGACGAGGACCGTCTTGGCCGTTTCCTGGAACGGCTGCCGACAACGATTCGCTGGGCGGTCGAGTTTCGGCACACATCCTGGAATCAACCGTCGATCGAGTCACTCCTCAAACACTTCAACGTGTCCTGGGTGGCCGCGGATACGGACGACAGCCCGGCACAATGGCATCACACGGCCGACTTCTGGTATGTCCGCCTTCGCCGGACGACGTACGGACCGGAGGCCCTACAGGCATGGGCCCGCCGCATCGCGGAAGCCGTGGGCCAAGGCGAAGACTGTTTCGTCTAT
- a CDS encoding VIT1/CCC1 transporter family protein: protein MTDPRVSHDLSLARTLILDELFDLSLYRKLRDITRDPDAQRILDALIAVEVDHLAFWKRFFAMDIEHLDVRRSIKLRLLTLTCRLFGVTAVHLVLEAIEVHGVRKYLTLWTQFHGQSLGAALHDILMDEFKHEDVLVTSLTERKINAEKIRNIFLGLNDGLVEILGAVSGFFGAFGSASLVLIASSTTAVAGALSMAAGAFLALNSEQEVRATESAKKRFLGEISESTVMAEPPLASAAFVGIAYLIGATIPVFPVLLGADTAVFSVITAGLMVVIISTILSFLSGMDITRRILLNLAIITVAVSVSYGIGLLAKRIWGIAL from the coding sequence ATGACAGACCCCCGCGTTTCGCACGATCTCTCCCTGGCCAGAACTCTGATCCTGGACGAACTGTTCGATCTCTCACTCTATCGCAAGTTGCGTGACATCACGCGCGACCCTGACGCACAACGGATTCTTGATGCGCTGATTGCGGTCGAAGTCGACCATCTGGCTTTCTGGAAACGCTTCTTCGCCATGGATATCGAACACCTCGATGTGCGCCGATCCATCAAGCTGCGGCTTCTCACCCTTACCTGCCGCCTCTTCGGAGTGACCGCCGTGCATCTGGTGTTGGAAGCGATAGAAGTCCACGGAGTTCGGAAGTATCTGACGCTCTGGACGCAGTTTCATGGCCAATCGCTGGGGGCGGCTCTCCACGACATTCTGATGGACGAATTCAAACATGAGGACGTGCTGGTGACCAGTCTGACCGAACGAAAGATCAACGCCGAGAAGATCCGCAACATTTTCTTGGGCCTCAATGACGGGCTGGTCGAAATTCTTGGCGCCGTCAGCGGATTTTTCGGAGCTTTTGGCAGCGCCTCGCTCGTGCTGATCGCCTCGTCGACGACCGCGGTGGCCGGTGCGCTCTCGATGGCGGCAGGGGCCTTCCTGGCGCTCAATTCCGAACAGGAGGTCAGAGCGACGGAGAGCGCCAAGAAAAGATTTCTGGGGGAAATCTCCGAATCGACGGTGATGGCCGAACCGCCGCTCGCGTCCGCGGCCTTCGTGGGCATCGCCTATCTCATTGGTGCGACCATCCCCGTGTTCCCGGTGCTGCTCGGCGCGGATACGGCTGTGTTTTCCGTGATCACCGCCGGCCTCATGGTCGTGATCATCTCAACCATCCTGTCGTTTCTGTCCGGCATGGATATCACGCGTCGGATACTGCTGAATCTGGCGATCATCACGGTGGCCGTGAGTGTCAGTTACGGGATCGGGCTACTCGCCAAGCGCATCTGGGGCATCGCGCTGTAA
- a CDS encoding response regulator has product MKRTVGTATKGFTTMHRAPRRSRTLIRIQAEFQGISEDASIKGKGYTLDLNINGCRIESNTSVPRGSYIRLRLAIPKAPHPVEIGMARVRWVQTGSFGVEFIQRSAEDLPYISRATTESSREVTVQALQPKSGKAPCTVLVVEDDPDVLHLCAKTLEGVDCKVLKASGSSEALQICSTHSGAIHLLLVDLVLRPPVLQLMSGHEQYPRVHGSDLIEHILRIRKKCHVVFMSGHDETALRALGIEVGGALCLQKPFSREDLLMAINQAMAGPPMVSKAPHSGAVKRAVNAR; this is encoded by the coding sequence TTGAAGAGAACGGTCGGAACCGCCACGAAAGGCTTCACGACGATGCACCGCGCCCCCAGACGATCCCGCACCCTGATCAGGATCCAGGCAGAGTTCCAAGGCATCTCGGAAGATGCGTCGATCAAAGGAAAGGGGTATACGCTCGATCTGAATATCAACGGATGCAGGATTGAAAGCAACACCTCCGTGCCTCGGGGAAGTTATATACGGTTGAGACTGGCCATTCCCAAAGCTCCACACCCGGTGGAAATCGGCATGGCCCGAGTTCGATGGGTGCAAACCGGATCATTCGGAGTCGAGTTCATCCAGCGGTCAGCGGAGGACCTCCCGTACATCAGTCGAGCGACGACAGAGAGCAGCCGGGAGGTGACTGTTCAGGCGCTGCAGCCAAAGTCGGGAAAGGCTCCTTGCACGGTCCTCGTCGTGGAGGATGATCCGGACGTGCTGCATTTGTGTGCCAAGACACTCGAGGGTGTGGACTGCAAGGTCCTTAAAGCCTCGGGGAGCTCGGAAGCATTACAAATCTGCAGCACCCACAGTGGAGCGATTCATCTCCTCCTGGTCGATTTGGTTCTACGCCCGCCGGTGTTGCAACTGATGTCGGGACATGAACAGTATCCACGCGTTCATGGCTCTGATCTCATCGAGCATATTCTCCGAATCAGGAAGAAGTGCCATGTGGTCTTCATGTCGGGTCATGATGAGACGGCGCTGAGGGCGCTCGGTATCGAAGTCGGTGGCGCCTTGTGTCTCCAGAAGCCATTCAGCCGCGAGGATTTACTGATGGCGATCAATCAAGCCATGGCGGGACCGCCCATGGTCTCCAAGGCTCCTCATTCGGGGGCGGTCAAGCGGGCCGTCAACGCAAGGTAA
- a CDS encoding response regulator, whose product MLKSAGYDVLESCDGLDALDHLRNMPSPPALVLTDVMMPRMTGPQLAVQIEAMMPGVRLLYMSGYSDQILGPLDGTLRSFIAKPFRRQHLILRIREALLGRSEPA is encoded by the coding sequence ATGCTCAAGTCAGCCGGGTATGACGTTTTGGAATCGTGTGATGGGTTGGATGCGCTGGACCATTTGAGGAACATGCCGTCGCCGCCCGCACTTGTTCTCACCGATGTCATGATGCCACGGATGACCGGTCCTCAGCTCGCTGTTCAGATCGAGGCCATGATGCCGGGCGTTCGGTTGCTGTATATGTCGGGGTACTCGGATCAGATCTTGGGGCCGTTGGACGGTACGTTGCGGTCCTTCATTGCCAAACCTTTTCGGCGTCAGCACCTGATTCTCCGGATCCGAGAGGCGCTGCTAGGGAGAAGTGAGCCCGCGTAA
- a CDS encoding alcohol dehydrogenase produces the protein MAQMTAIQINSPGGRFEVVSRNVPEPTPNTVRIKIQACGVCHSDVFVKEGHWPGLQYPRVTGHEIAGVIDAVGADVTEWTKGQRVGVGWHGGHCGRCTPCRRGDFMGCQNFIVTGFMSDGGYAQFMIARSEAVAAIPDGLSPAEAAPLLCAGVTTFNSLRHSGAIAGDIVAVQGLGGLGHLGIQFASKMGFRTVAVGRGKDKEALALKLGASHYLDGGTVNAAGELAKMGGASVILATAPNSRAMSELIDGLAVGGKLLVVGAAADPITVTPIQLIGARRSVQGWPSGTARDSEDTLKFSALTGIRPMIETFPFEQASAAYDRMISGQARFRVVLTMER, from the coding sequence ATGGCTCAGATGACCGCGATACAAATCAACAGTCCGGGAGGCCGATTCGAAGTCGTAAGCCGAAATGTCCCGGAACCGACGCCCAACACCGTCCGTATCAAAATCCAAGCCTGCGGCGTTTGCCATAGCGACGTCTTCGTCAAGGAAGGGCATTGGCCCGGGCTGCAATATCCGCGGGTGACCGGCCATGAGATTGCCGGAGTGATCGACGCCGTGGGAGCCGACGTCACGGAGTGGACGAAGGGCCAACGGGTCGGCGTGGGTTGGCACGGCGGCCATTGCGGTCGCTGTACGCCCTGTCGTCGAGGCGATTTCATGGGGTGCCAGAATTTTATTGTCACCGGATTCATGAGCGACGGCGGATATGCCCAATTCATGATCGCCCGTAGCGAAGCCGTGGCTGCAATCCCCGACGGACTTTCTCCTGCAGAAGCCGCCCCGCTCCTCTGCGCGGGAGTCACCACGTTCAATAGTCTCCGTCACAGCGGAGCCATCGCCGGCGATATCGTAGCCGTGCAGGGACTCGGCGGCCTTGGCCACCTCGGCATTCAATTCGCAAGCAAGATGGGCTTTCGCACGGTGGCCGTCGGCCGCGGCAAGGACAAGGAAGCCCTGGCCTTGAAACTCGGAGCCTCGCACTACCTTGACGGAGGAACCGTCAACGCGGCAGGTGAATTAGCCAAGATGGGGGGCGCTTCCGTCATTCTCGCAACCGCACCGAACAGCCGGGCCATGTCGGAACTGATCGATGGACTCGCAGTCGGCGGGAAATTGCTCGTCGTGGGAGCTGCCGCGGATCCCATTACCGTGACACCGATCCAACTGATTGGAGCCAGGCGTTCCGTGCAAGGATGGCCGTCGGGCACGGCTCGCGACTCGGAAGATACGCTGAAGTTCTCCGCCCTGACGGGCATTCGTCCGATGATTGAGACGTTTCCGTTTGAACAGGCGTCGGCCGCCTATGACCGTATGATAAGCGGACAAGCCCGTTTCCGTGTGGTACTGACCATGGAACGGTGA
- a CDS encoding cyclase family protein, which translates to MKSESVFQRDRYPTGLMLGLGMYAMMSVACAEHPPQPPFSALPQSRLVDLTHPFGSETIVWPTEQDIKVIVQHAEDMPGGYYYASNRLELPEHGGTHMDAPIHFARGTQTLDQIPIDRLVGGAVRIDVADQCANDRDYRVEIRDLERWESRHGRIPVHAIVLLDTGFGRLWPARQQYLGTELRGAEGVDALHFPGLHPDAAVWLVRERQVKAVGIDTASIDYGRSTKFETHVALLSHNVPVFENLADLSGLPNHGFDVIALPMKIAGGTGGPLRIIAIVPEPR; encoded by the coding sequence ATGAAAAGCGAGTCTGTGTTTCAGAGGGATCGTTATCCGACCGGATTGATGCTGGGACTCGGTATGTATGCGATGATGAGCGTGGCATGTGCTGAGCATCCCCCTCAACCTCCTTTCTCAGCTCTACCACAATCCCGGTTGGTCGATCTGACCCATCCCTTCGGTAGCGAGACGATCGTGTGGCCCACCGAGCAGGACATCAAAGTGATCGTGCAGCACGCAGAGGATATGCCGGGTGGGTATTACTACGCCTCCAATCGCTTGGAACTTCCGGAACACGGCGGCACCCACATGGATGCACCCATACATTTTGCCAGGGGAACACAGACGCTGGATCAGATTCCAATCGATCGCCTCGTGGGTGGCGCGGTTCGCATCGATGTCGCCGATCAATGTGCCAACGACCGCGACTACCGCGTCGAGATCCGGGACCTTGAGCGATGGGAGTCAAGGCATGGCCGGATACCGGTTCATGCGATCGTGTTGCTGGATACGGGATTTGGACGATTGTGGCCGGCGAGACAACAGTATCTCGGGACGGAGTTGAGGGGGGCAGAGGGGGTGGACGCGCTGCATTTTCCCGGCTTACATCCCGATGCGGCGGTTTGGCTGGTGCGTGAGCGACAGGTTAAAGCCGTCGGCATCGATACCGCGTCGATCGACTACGGTCGATCAACCAAGTTTGAGACGCATGTCGCGCTGCTCTCTCACAATGTGCCGGTGTTCGAAAATCTCGCCGACCTCAGCGGACTTCCCAATCATGGATTCGACGTGATTGCGTTACCGATGAAAATCGCCGGCGGTACCGGAGGACCACTGCGGATCATTGCCATTGTGCCAGAGCCGAGATGA
- the ahcY gene encoding adenosylhomocysteinase gives MDYDVRDIKLADQGRLKIEWAEVTMPVLRLIRKRFKRQQPLKGVRVTACLHVTTETANLAITLKAGGADVRLCASNPLSTQDDVAAALVQHEGIPTFAIKGEDNATYYRHIESAIAHRPHVTMDDGADVVSHLHSKRKDLLRNVIGGTEETTTGVIRLRSMAEKKVLKFPVISVNDADTKHMFDNRYGTGQSTMDGIVRATNRLICGSVVVVVGYGWCGRGIAMRAKGMGADVIVTEIDPLKGLEAVMDGFRVMPMEQAAPIGDFFVTVTGNLHVIRGEHFAVMKDGAIVCNSGHFNVELDIPALEKLAKKRRIVRTGVEEFTFKKNGNRVSLLGEGRLVNLATAEGHPSSVMDMSFANQALGAEYLVKHYKMLEKKVYPVPPAIDKEIARLKLAGMGVEIDTLTTEQKKYLASWEMGT, from the coding sequence GTGGATTACGACGTGAGAGATATCAAGCTGGCCGACCAGGGCAGACTCAAAATCGAATGGGCCGAAGTGACCATGCCCGTGTTGCGGCTCATCAGAAAGCGGTTTAAACGGCAGCAGCCGCTCAAGGGTGTCCGCGTGACCGCCTGTCTGCACGTCACGACGGAAACGGCGAACCTGGCCATCACCTTGAAGGCGGGGGGAGCGGATGTGCGCCTCTGTGCCTCCAATCCTCTCAGCACCCAGGATGACGTCGCCGCCGCCCTGGTTCAGCACGAGGGCATTCCAACCTTCGCCATCAAGGGCGAGGACAACGCGACCTACTATCGTCACATTGAATCGGCCATCGCCCATCGCCCCCACGTGACGATGGACGACGGAGCCGACGTCGTGTCGCACCTCCATTCCAAGCGGAAGGACCTCCTTCGGAACGTGATCGGCGGCACCGAAGAAACCACCACCGGCGTGATCCGTCTGCGAAGCATGGCGGAGAAAAAGGTGCTGAAGTTCCCCGTTATTTCGGTCAACGACGCCGACACCAAGCACATGTTCGACAACCGCTACGGCACCGGGCAATCGACGATGGACGGCATTGTGCGCGCGACCAACCGGCTCATCTGCGGCTCGGTGGTCGTCGTGGTCGGCTACGGCTGGTGCGGGCGCGGAATCGCCATGCGAGCCAAGGGAATGGGAGCCGATGTCATCGTGACCGAGATCGATCCGTTGAAGGGACTCGAAGCGGTTATGGACGGATTCCGGGTCATGCCGATGGAACAGGCTGCTCCGATCGGTGATTTCTTCGTGACCGTCACGGGAAATCTCCATGTCATTCGAGGGGAACACTTCGCCGTCATGAAGGACGGCGCGATCGTCTGCAACAGCGGCCACTTCAACGTGGAGTTGGACATTCCGGCTTTGGAGAAGCTGGCCAAGAAGCGCCGCATCGTGCGGACCGGCGTCGAAGAGTTCACCTTCAAGAAGAACGGAAACCGAGTCAGCCTGCTCGGTGAAGGGCGGCTCGTAAACCTGGCGACGGCCGAAGGCCATCCGTCGAGCGTCATGGATATGAGCTTCGCGAATCAGGCGCTCGGCGCGGAGTACCTCGTCAAGCACTATAAGATGCTGGAGAAAAAAGTCTATCCGGTTCCACCGGCCATCGACAAAGAGATCGCTCGCTTGAAGCTCGCGGGCATGGGCGTGGAGATCGACACGCTGACGACGGAGCAGAAGAAGTATCTGGCATCCTGGGAAATGGGGACCTGA
- the metK gene encoding methionine adenosyltransferase: MRNNYLFTSESVTEGHPDKIADQISDGILDAIIAQDKFSRVACETILTTGIAFVAGEISTKAYVEIPDIIRDVIKDVGYTDASWGFDCNTCSVLTAIHQQSGDIAMGVDSGGAGDQGLMFGYATNETSELMPMPIVLAHRLTRRLAEVRKKNILPWVRPDGKSQVTVEYRNGKPVRIDTIVVSTQHSPDVTNKQIERGIMEKVIKPIMPKGLYDPTSVKHHINPTGRFVVGGPMGDTGLTGRKIIVDTYGGHGSHGGGAFSGKDPTKVDRSASYMARYIAKNLVAAGLADKCEVQLAYAIGVADPVSVLVDTKNTEKVSVDNLDKLVRKHFPMTPRGIIEHLKLRRPIFRKTAAYGHFGRSEPEFTWEKTDKAKVLRKEAGL; the protein is encoded by the coding sequence ATGAGAAACAATTATTTGTTTACGTCGGAGTCCGTGACGGAAGGCCACCCCGACAAGATCGCCGATCAGATTTCCGACGGGATCCTGGACGCCATCATCGCCCAGGATAAATTTTCCCGCGTGGCATGCGAAACGATCCTGACGACCGGAATCGCGTTCGTGGCCGGCGAAATTTCGACCAAGGCCTACGTGGAAATTCCCGATATCATCCGTGACGTGATTAAAGACGTCGGCTATACCGACGCGTCATGGGGGTTTGACTGCAATACGTGCTCGGTCCTGACGGCCATCCACCAACAATCGGGCGACATCGCCATGGGAGTCGACTCCGGAGGGGCCGGCGACCAGGGGCTGATGTTCGGCTACGCGACGAACGAGACTTCCGAACTCATGCCGATGCCGATCGTCCTGGCCCATCGTCTCACCCGTCGCCTCGCCGAGGTCCGCAAGAAGAATATCCTGCCGTGGGTGCGACCGGACGGCAAGTCTCAAGTCACCGTGGAATATCGGAACGGAAAACCGGTTCGTATCGACACGATCGTCGTCTCGACTCAACACAGCCCCGATGTCACGAACAAACAGATCGAACGCGGCATCATGGAGAAGGTGATCAAGCCGATCATGCCGAAAGGCCTCTACGATCCGACCAGCGTCAAGCATCACATCAATCCCACCGGCCGGTTCGTCGTCGGCGGCCCGATGGGGGATACGGGTCTGACGGGCCGTAAGATCATCGTGGATACCTACGGCGGACACGGCAGCCACGGCGGCGGCGCATTTTCAGGGAAGGATCCCACAAAGGTCGACCGCTCCGCCTCGTACATGGCGCGCTATATCGCCAAGAACCTCGTCGCGGCCGGCTTGGCCGACAAGTGCGAGGTGCAACTGGCTTACGCGATCGGCGTGGCCGATCCGGTTTCCGTCCTGGTCGATACGAAGAACACGGAGAAGGTATCGGTCGACAACCTCGACAAGCTCGTGCGCAAACATTTCCCAATGACCCCGCGCGGCATCATCGAGCACCTGAAACTTCGTCGTCCGATCTTCAGAAAAACCGCCGCCTACGGCCATTTCGGCCGGAGCGAACCGGAGTTTACCTGGGAAAAGACCGACAAGGCGAAAGTCCTGCGCAAAGAAGCAGGACTGTAG
- the resB gene encoding cytochrome c biogenesis protein ResB, with amino-acid sequence MNGQPDATAERETPRNPAPGLGWEEFSRELVEFFASIKLAMFLFLFIAVTATIGTVIQQGERPETYIQEYGENAYRWFLRLGITDVYHTWWFTSLLGLLCVNSLTCFYKRFPSVWRSMKQDKVSVSMAFVKGMKQQAEIPVRGDKEAVAQSLAQHFIERGYRVLAKNEAGEVTVYATKGVLGRVGAHMAHLSATVIVVGGLLGSYYGFQEFGVCLEGQTYHIPRGDFDLKVDKFWIDYHENGAVKSYNSTLTVIEGGRPQLTKTITVNDPLVYKGIWFYQSSYGDAWDQIEIARLNIKDKESDKIIKTVDLEWQKEQAIDELKLKLALTDFVADFAFNSTEKKVYSKTVEHANPAIKLTVNERSTVDATPWIFYQFPDLFDIKDSKYQFELIGYKPKKYTGLQIAKNPGINIVWLGSTMIVVGITLSSFIYHRRLWTKIVSSEQGSTVHLGGTTHKSQIDFQKEFRKLTEKIRTF; translated from the coding sequence ATGAACGGTCAGCCTGACGCGACCGCCGAGCGCGAAACGCCCCGCAATCCCGCTCCTGGGCTTGGCTGGGAAGAATTCTCCCGCGAACTCGTGGAATTCTTCGCCTCGATCAAGCTGGCGATGTTTCTCTTCCTCTTCATCGCCGTTACCGCCACCATCGGGACGGTCATCCAACAGGGAGAACGACCCGAGACCTACATTCAAGAGTACGGCGAGAACGCCTACCGGTGGTTTCTACGGTTGGGCATCACGGATGTCTATCATACGTGGTGGTTTACCAGCCTGCTGGGATTGCTGTGCGTCAATTCCCTGACGTGCTTCTATAAGCGATTTCCCTCGGTGTGGCGGTCGATGAAGCAGGACAAGGTCAGCGTGTCGATGGCCTTCGTCAAAGGCATGAAGCAACAGGCCGAGATTCCCGTCCGTGGCGACAAGGAAGCGGTCGCCCAGTCGCTGGCCCAGCATTTTATCGAGCGAGGCTACCGCGTCTTGGCGAAGAATGAGGCGGGAGAAGTCACGGTATACGCCACCAAGGGCGTGCTCGGGCGCGTCGGTGCCCATATGGCACACTTGAGTGCGACGGTGATCGTCGTGGGCGGTCTGCTGGGCAGCTACTACGGATTTCAGGAGTTCGGCGTCTGTCTGGAGGGACAGACGTATCACATTCCACGCGGAGACTTCGATCTCAAAGTCGATAAGTTCTGGATCGACTATCACGAGAATGGGGCCGTGAAGTCCTACAACAGCACCCTGACCGTCATCGAAGGCGGTAGGCCTCAGTTGACCAAGACGATTACCGTGAACGATCCCCTCGTCTATAAAGGCATCTGGTTCTACCAGTCCAGTTACGGGGACGCCTGGGATCAGATCGAGATCGCACGGCTCAATATCAAGGACAAAGAGTCGGATAAAATCATCAAAACGGTCGACCTCGAATGGCAGAAAGAGCAGGCGATCGACGAGCTGAAATTGAAGCTGGCGCTTACGGACTTCGTCGCCGATTTTGCCTTCAACTCGACCGAGAAGAAGGTCTATTCCAAGACCGTCGAACATGCCAATCCGGCGATCAAATTGACCGTCAACGAGCGGAGCACCGTGGACGCCACTCCGTGGATCTTCTATCAATTCCCCGACCTCTTCGACATCAAGGATTCAAAGTACCAGTTTGAATTGATCGGCTATAAACCGAAGAAATACACCGGGCTTCAGATCGCCAAGAATCCCGGCATCAACATCGTCTGGCTCGGTTCCACCATGATCGTGGTCGGCATCACGCTGTCGTCCTTCATCTACCACCGACGGTTGTGGACGAAGATCGTCTCGTCCGAGCAGGGCTCGACCGTGCATTTGGGCGGAACGACGCACAAGAGCCAGATCGATTTTCAGAAGGAATTCCGTAAGCTTACGGAAAAAATCCGTACGTTCTGA
- the ccsB gene encoding c-type cytochrome biogenesis protein CcsB, with translation MVRSLFLFDMTFWLYLAALTLYVAYLFARRPAMALAPAGHPSEDFEERDGAWATQLGQVATLVTIFGWLVNTGALLTRAFERLEHSGTFAPWSNQFEAMAYVSWAIILGYVLLEVRYKIKAIGAFVVGIGFIAMGAASLLPYRYQTAEPLVPALNSYWIYIHVSVTLTSYAAFAMAGGLGLMYLFKERAELRGSQSRFYAAFPELETIDELGYKAIMIGFPLLAFGIILGAMWANYAWGGYWSWDPKETWSLIVWLIYGAYIHARMTRGWEGRRAAIYAVFGFLMVIFCFWGVNFLLSGLHAYA, from the coding sequence ATGGTCCGATCACTTTTTCTGTTCGACATGACGTTCTGGTTGTATCTGGCGGCGTTGACGCTGTATGTCGCATATCTCTTCGCCAGGCGGCCTGCCATGGCGTTGGCTCCCGCAGGCCATCCGTCCGAGGATTTCGAGGAACGGGACGGCGCCTGGGCGACGCAGTTGGGTCAGGTCGCCACGCTGGTCACCATCTTCGGATGGCTCGTGAATACCGGGGCGTTGCTGACCCGGGCGTTTGAACGGCTGGAACATTCCGGCACGTTCGCACCCTGGTCCAATCAGTTTGAAGCCATGGCCTATGTGTCATGGGCCATCATCCTGGGCTACGTGTTATTGGAGGTGCGATACAAGATCAAGGCGATCGGCGCATTCGTCGTCGGAATCGGATTCATTGCGATGGGCGCGGCGTCGCTGTTGCCGTATCGCTACCAGACGGCCGAACCCCTCGTCCCGGCCCTCAACAGTTATTGGATTTACATTCATGTCTCCGTCACGCTGACGAGCTATGCGGCGTTTGCCATGGCGGGAGGACTCGGGTTGATGTATCTGTTCAAAGAGCGGGCGGAGCTCCGGGGAAGCCAATCCCGCTTTTACGCGGCGTTTCCCGAGTTGGAGACCATCGATGAATTGGGCTACAAGGCCATCATGATCGGGTTCCCGTTACTGGCCTTCGGCATCATCCTCGGCGCCATGTGGGCCAACTATGCTTGGGGCGGCTACTGGAGTTGGGATCCGAAAGAAACCTGGTCGTTGATTGTGTGGCTCATCTATGGCGCGTACATTCATGCCCGCATGACCCGAGGATGGGAAGGACGACGAGCCGCGATCTATGCGGTCTTCGGGTTCCTCATGGTGATCTTCTGTTTTTGGGGGGTGAACTTCCTCTTGTCGGGATTGCACGCCTACGCGTAG
- a CDS encoding TlpA disulfide reductase family protein, protein MPVSTSKPGPTRLLILIAGTVILVLTFAIVWLQSAKYEPLAVGKSAPDFALSDLNDKSYRLSDFRGKVVFLNFWATWCKPCREEMPSMEILNKNFEKDGLVILAVSIDRVTTTKEIPPFVKGLNLTFPVLIDSWGKTDKPYKRMGVPETFIIDQEGIIREIVIGPRDWTRLDSLQILTKLLNVTPKAATIGPAGLTIVKG, encoded by the coding sequence ATGCCTGTCTCGACGAGCAAACCCGGCCCCACTCGGCTGCTGATTCTGATCGCCGGAACGGTGATTCTGGTTTTGACGTTCGCCATCGTCTGGCTCCAGAGTGCAAAGTACGAACCGCTGGCCGTGGGCAAATCGGCTCCGGACTTCGCGTTGTCCGATCTCAACGATAAATCCTATCGGTTGTCGGACTTTCGCGGAAAGGTCGTGTTCTTGAATTTCTGGGCGACGTGGTGCAAACCGTGCCGGGAAGAAATGCCGTCAATGGAGATCCTTAACAAGAACTTCGAGAAGGACGGGCTGGTTATTCTCGCGGTGAGCATTGATCGCGTGACGACGACGAAGGAGATTCCTCCGTTCGTGAAGGGACTGAATCTGACTTTTCCCGTGTTGATCGATTCCTGGGGCAAGACTGACAAGCCGTACAAGCGGATGGGAGTGCCCGAAACGTTTATCATCGACCAGGAGGGCATCATTCGGGAAATCGTGATTGGGCCCAGAGACTGGACGAGATTGGACAGCCTGCAGATATTGACCAAGTTGCTGAACGTCACCCCAAAGGCTGCGACCATCGGGCCGGCCGGATTGACGATTGTGAAGGGATGA
- a CDS encoding peroxiredoxin family protein: MKRIALQVGLVVLAFAGAGPLWSDAGPVVPVAKRSLVKPGDTAPNFQLRDLEGRMMSLSDLRGKVVLINFWATWCGPCRVEMPAMEQLYRDYSRNDFEILAVSTDPQGVAVTRPFQQENRLTFPILHDAEYRIGLVYGARSLPMTFMVDRQGVVRHQIFGARDWAAPEAHQLIDLLLKT; the protein is encoded by the coding sequence ATGAAACGCATTGCCTTGCAGGTAGGTCTCGTGGTGCTGGCGTTTGCCGGAGCCGGACCCCTGTGGTCCGATGCGGGCCCGGTTGTTCCGGTTGCCAAGCGCAGTCTGGTCAAGCCAGGGGACACGGCGCCGAACTTTCAGTTGCGGGATCTCGAGGGCCGGATGATGTCGTTGTCGGACCTGCGTGGTAAAGTGGTGCTCATCAATTTTTGGGCGACGTGGTGCGGCCCATGCCGGGTGGAAATGCCCGCCATGGAACAACTTTATCGGGACTATTCCAGGAATGACTTCGAAATTCTGGCCGTGTCCACCGATCCCCAGGGCGTGGCCGTCACCAGGCCGTTCCAGCAGGAAAATCGGTTGACGTTCCCCATTTTGCACGACGCCGAATATCGCATCGGGCTCGTCTACGGCGCGCGCAGCCTCCCCATGACATTTATGGTCGATCGCCAAGGGGTCGTGCGCCATCAAATCTTCGGCGCGCGTGACTGGGCCGCCCCGGAGGCCCATCAACTGATCGACCTGTTGCTGAAGACATAG